Proteins co-encoded in one Bradyrhizobium sp. 170 genomic window:
- a CDS encoding GMC family oxidoreductase: MAKFDLNDSGVVVIVGSGAGGGTLGNELAQKGVKVVILEAGSRIEMQDFVNDEWESFTQLAWSDMRTTSGSWRVAKDFANLPAWIVKAVGGSTTHWAGASLRFDEHEFKAKTTYGNIAGANLLDWPITLAEMEPWYAKAEDKMGVTRTNGIPGLPGNNNFKVMEAGAKKLGYKSVHTGNMAINSAPRDGRGACQQIGFCFQGCKTGAKWSTLYTEIPRGEATGNLEVRPNSMVIKIEHDASGKVTGVVYADQSGAMQRQKARVVAVAGNSIESPRLLLNSASTMFPDGLANSSGQVGRNYMRHMTGSVYAAFEKSVHMYRGTTMAGIIKDEAKNDPKRGFVGGYEMETLSIGVPFMAAFLNPGAWGRSFTSAMESYPRMAGMWLVGEDMPQETNRITLDPKAKDKFGMPVASVHFDDHPNDIAMRNHAYKQGAAVYEAVGATVTYPTPPYPSTHNLGTVRMSEKPRDGAVNKFGQAHDVKNLFISDGSQFTSGAACNPTLTIVSLAIRQADHIAGAMQRKEI; this comes from the coding sequence ATGGCAAAATTCGATCTGAATGACAGCGGCGTGGTCGTGATCGTCGGCTCCGGCGCAGGCGGCGGAACGCTCGGCAATGAGCTTGCGCAAAAAGGCGTCAAGGTCGTGATCCTTGAAGCCGGATCGCGCATCGAGATGCAGGATTTCGTCAACGATGAATGGGAGAGCTTTACCCAGCTCGCCTGGTCCGACATGCGCACCACATCCGGAAGCTGGCGTGTCGCCAAGGACTTCGCCAACCTGCCGGCCTGGATCGTCAAGGCGGTCGGCGGCTCCACGACGCACTGGGCCGGCGCGTCGCTGCGCTTCGACGAGCACGAGTTCAAGGCCAAGACCACCTATGGCAACATCGCCGGTGCCAACCTGCTGGACTGGCCGATCACACTTGCCGAGATGGAGCCGTGGTACGCCAAGGCCGAGGACAAGATGGGCGTCACCCGCACCAACGGCATTCCAGGACTGCCCGGCAACAACAATTTCAAGGTGATGGAAGCCGGCGCCAAGAAGCTCGGCTACAAGTCCGTGCACACCGGCAATATGGCGATCAACAGTGCGCCACGCGACGGGCGCGGAGCCTGCCAGCAGATCGGCTTCTGCTTCCAGGGCTGCAAGACGGGTGCGAAATGGTCGACGCTCTATACCGAGATCCCCAGGGGCGAGGCGACCGGAAATCTCGAAGTGCGCCCCAACAGCATGGTGATCAAGATCGAGCACGATGCATCCGGCAAGGTGACGGGCGTGGTCTATGCCGACCAGAGCGGCGCGATGCAGCGCCAGAAGGCGCGGGTGGTGGCGGTCGCAGGCAACTCGATCGAGAGCCCGCGGCTGTTGCTCAACAGCGCCTCGACCATGTTCCCGGACGGCCTTGCCAACTCGTCCGGGCAGGTCGGCCGCAACTATATGCGGCACATGACCGGCAGCGTGTACGCGGCGTTCGAGAAGTCGGTGCACATGTATCGCGGCACCACCATGGCCGGCATTATCAAAGACGAAGCGAAGAACGACCCCAAACGCGGCTTCGTCGGCGGCTATGAGATGGAGACGCTGTCGATCGGCGTGCCGTTCATGGCGGCATTCCTGAACCCCGGCGCGTGGGGACGCTCCTTCACGTCAGCGATGGAATCCTATCCGCGGATGGCCGGCATGTGGCTGGTCGGCGAGGACATGCCGCAGGAAACCAACCGCATCACGCTGGATCCGAAGGCCAAGGACAAGTTCGGCATGCCGGTGGCGAGCGTGCATTTCGACGATCATCCGAACGACATCGCGATGCGCAATCATGCCTACAAGCAGGGCGCCGCCGTCTACGAGGCCGTCGGGGCCACCGTGACCTATCCGACGCCGCCCTACCCGAGCACCCACAATCTCGGCACCGTCAGGATGAGCGAGAAGCCGCGGGATGGCGCCGTCAACAAATTCGGCCAGGCCCACGACGTCAAGAACCTGTTCATCTCCGACGGCAGCCAGTTCACCAGCGGCGCAGCCTGCAATCCGACGCTGACGATTGTCTCGCTCGCGATCCGGCAGGCGGACCACATCGCCGGCGCGATGCAGCGAAAGGAGATCTAG
- a CDS encoding ribbon-helix-helix domain-containing protein, producing MCHLFAHQAQRDYESQTRSLRMGGHCTSIRLEMSFWDTLEEIAAKEGMSLAKFLTTLHDEVLDHHGEVKNFASLLRCSCLIYRAKSAVVVPEFRVSAPAILDAAE from the coding sequence ATGTGCCATCTGTTCGCGCACCAGGCCCAACGCGACTACGAATCGCAGACCCGATCGCTGCGGATGGGCGGCCATTGCACCTCGATCCGGCTGGAAATGTCGTTCTGGGACACGCTGGAGGAGATCGCGGCCAAGGAGGGGATGAGCCTCGCAAAGTTCCTTACCACGCTGCACGACGAGGTCCTCGACCACCACGGCGAGGTCAAGAATTTTGCCTCGCTGCTGCGCTGTTCCTGCCTGATCTATCGCGCCAAGAGCGCAGTCGTCGTGCCGGAATTTCGTGTCAGCGCCCCCGCCATTCTCGACGCGGCCGAATAG
- the mutL gene encoding DNA mismatch repair endonuclease MutL encodes MPVRQLPEQVVNRIAAGEVVERPASVVKELVENAIDAGASRVDIFTDGGGRRRIGITDDGSGMTHGDLALAVDRHATSKLDDEDLLRIRTLGFRGEALPSIGAVAKLGITTRHAGEPHAWSLSVEGGEKSAIMPAALSQGTRVEVSDLFYATPARLKFLKTDRTEAEAIREVVRRLAMARPDIAFTLAGEERAPVTWAAALPGAAGRLTRLGDILGSDFRSSAIEVRAEREGVAVEGFAAAPSLTRANALGQYLFVNGRPVRDKLILGAVRAAYSDYLPRDRHPVVALFVTTEPQEVDANVHPAKTEVRFRNAGLVRALIVHALKDGLAREGRRTAANTDGAALSAFRPSFTPRPTNWDWRSSPAYPVSGAPSFGGAASALAEAGQAAFDVGAPTADVRFEAQPSADLLDRPLGAARTQIHETYIVSQTRDGLVVVDQHAAHERIVYEKLKASLAKNGVQRQILLIPEIVELDEATVEKLLDRAEELCSFGLAIDSFGPGAVAVRETPSLLGKANAAGLLRDLAEHMAEWDEALPLERRLMHVAATMACHGSVRAGRRLKPEEMNALLREMEDTPNSGQCNHGRPTYVELKLSDIEKLFGRR; translated from the coding sequence ATGCCCGTCCGCCAGCTTCCCGAACAGGTCGTCAACCGCATCGCCGCCGGCGAGGTGGTCGAACGTCCTGCGAGCGTGGTCAAGGAACTGGTCGAGAACGCGATCGATGCCGGCGCCAGCCGGGTCGACATTTTCACCGATGGCGGCGGCCGGCGACGGATCGGCATCACCGACGACGGCAGCGGCATGACCCATGGCGACCTTGCGCTCGCCGTCGACCGCCACGCCACCTCCAAGCTCGACGACGAGGATTTGCTGCGCATTCGCACGCTCGGGTTTCGCGGCGAGGCCCTGCCCTCGATCGGCGCGGTGGCGAAGCTCGGCATCACCACGCGGCATGCCGGCGAACCGCACGCCTGGTCGCTGTCGGTCGAAGGCGGCGAGAAATCGGCGATCATGCCGGCGGCGCTGTCGCAAGGCACCCGCGTCGAGGTCAGCGATCTCTTTTACGCGACGCCGGCCCGGTTGAAATTCCTCAAGACCGACCGCACCGAGGCCGAAGCAATTCGCGAAGTGGTGCGGCGGCTGGCGATGGCGCGGCCCGATATCGCCTTCACCTTGGCCGGCGAGGAACGCGCGCCGGTGACCTGGGCTGCAGCGCTGCCCGGCGCGGCGGGCCGGCTGACGCGGCTCGGCGATATCCTGGGCAGCGATTTCCGCTCGAGCGCCATCGAAGTGCGCGCCGAGCGCGAGGGTGTCGCGGTCGAAGGCTTTGCCGCCGCCCCCTCGCTGACGCGCGCCAACGCGCTCGGACAATATCTGTTCGTCAACGGGCGTCCGGTGCGCGACAAGCTCATTCTCGGCGCGGTGCGCGCGGCCTATTCGGACTACCTGCCGCGCGACCGCCACCCCGTGGTGGCGCTGTTCGTGACAACGGAGCCGCAGGAGGTGGATGCCAACGTACATCCGGCCAAGACCGAGGTGCGCTTCCGCAACGCCGGCCTCGTTCGCGCGCTCATCGTGCATGCGCTGAAGGACGGTCTCGCCCGCGAAGGCAGGCGCACCGCCGCCAATACCGACGGCGCGGCGCTGTCGGCATTTCGCCCATCCTTTACGCCGCGCCCGACCAATTGGGACTGGCGGAGTTCGCCGGCCTATCCGGTCAGCGGCGCGCCTTCATTTGGTGGTGCGGCGTCTGCGCTCGCCGAAGCGGGACAGGCCGCCTTCGATGTCGGCGCGCCAACCGCCGACGTGCGCTTCGAGGCGCAGCCCTCTGCCGATCTGCTCGACCGCCCGTTGGGCGCGGCGCGGACGCAGATCCACGAGACCTATATCGTCTCGCAGACCCGCGACGGGCTGGTCGTGGTGGACCAGCACGCCGCGCATGAGCGCATCGTCTATGAGAAGCTGAAGGCATCGCTGGCGAAGAACGGCGTGCAGCGGCAGATACTGCTGATCCCCGAGATCGTCGAGCTCGACGAGGCCACCGTCGAGAAGCTGCTGGACCGCGCCGAAGAACTCTGCTCCTTCGGGCTCGCGATCGATTCTTTCGGCCCCGGCGCAGTCGCGGTGCGCGAAACGCCGTCGCTGCTCGGCAAGGCCAACGCGGCAGGATTGCTCCGCGATCTCGCCGAGCACATGGCCGAATGGGACGAGGCGCTGCCGCTGGAGCGGCGTTTGATGCATGTCGCCGCCACCATGGCCTGCCACGGCTCGGTCCGCGCCGGGAGACGCCTCAAGCCGGAAGAAATGAACGCGCTGCTGCGCGAGATGGAAGACACGCCGAATTCCGGCCAGTGCAACCACGGCCGGCCGACCTATGTGGAATTGAAGCTGAGCGATATCGAGAAGCTGTTCGGGAGACGGTGA
- the rsmD gene encoding 16S rRNA (guanine(966)-N(2))-methyltransferase RsmD — protein sequence MRVVGGRLKGRNLASPSSQAIRPTADRLRESVFNILIHAYDDPIEGARVLDLFAGTGALGIEAVSRGAAFTLFVDNGAEARALLRNNVEALGLGGVTKVYRRDATNLGPAHPVEPFSLAFLDPPYGKGFAEKALASLRDGGWLTPGALLVVEEAKAAAFAAPDGFEELERRAYDDTEFVFLRGP from the coding sequence ATGCGTGTCGTCGGTGGACGATTGAAGGGCCGTAATTTGGCTTCGCCTTCCTCGCAGGCCATCCGTCCGACGGCGGATCGGTTGCGGGAATCCGTGTTCAATATCCTGATCCACGCCTATGACGATCCGATCGAAGGCGCGCGTGTGCTGGATCTGTTTGCCGGCACCGGCGCGCTCGGCATCGAAGCAGTCTCGCGTGGCGCGGCGTTCACGCTGTTCGTCGACAACGGCGCCGAAGCGCGCGCGCTGTTGCGCAACAATGTTGAGGCGCTGGGCTTGGGCGGCGTGACAAAAGTCTATCGCCGCGATGCGACCAATCTGGGACCTGCGCATCCGGTCGAGCCGTTCTCGCTGGCCTTTCTCGATCCGCCCTACGGCAAGGGATTTGCGGAAAAAGCGTTGGCCTCGCTGCGCGATGGCGGCTGGCTGACGCCGGGCGCGTTGCTGGTGGTTGAGGAGGCGAAGGCGGCGGCGTTCGCAGCGCCCGACGGCTTCGAGGAGTTGGAGCGGCGGGCGTATGACGATACGGAGTTTGTGTTTTTGCGCGGTCCGTAG
- a CDS encoding pseudouridine synthase codes for MPRDSDKNNDSRGRRDRPGGGKGGGKGRSGAARGPEKKFAKRGFAGKGEGEGERRPYAGKSDGAKSFGKKPYSGGGKPYAGKRDSDDRPPRRDFGDAPRPRGDRPFAGRPSRGDDGEKRSFKPREDRGGGDKRPYTPRGDRPNFNRDDRPPRRDRDDARPAGRFSDRKFGDKKPYAPREGGGEKRPYTPRGEGFRKDSDRPRGDRPFSARPSRDGDRPRGDRPERKFGGDRKFSRGAPDRGPRKDFGDRPDRGRDRGDSKPWQKREDRGERDSRPARDGARNFDKPRFDRSRDDRGGDERPRFSRAREDRPKFDRPRQRPEGRTDWQEHPRSEAGDDRPRRENEDDSKIFAKRPAFGGRGAYRERKTEFEKRGPQPPKVKKSGERIAKVVSRAGLASRRDAEEWITQGRVTVNGRVINSPALDVTANDTIAVDGKVLPPRERTRLFMYHKPRGLMTTHADPEGRPTVFDNLPEGLPRLISIGRLDFNTEGLLLLTNDGGLARALELPDTGWLRRYRVRAHGEVTQAQLDELKKGVEVDGVKYGSIDAVLERDQGANVWLVFAIREGKNREVRNVMAHLGLEVNRLIRVSYGPFQLGEIAEGQVEEVKTRVLREQLGEKIATLAGADFNRPMQGEKSGEKSDDEETDAPRGKKPFKPAGKSALIADRKGRRVLVQRTGSEEARARNEEEANGYGPPRRPKRGYHGKRDLTPRDE; via the coding sequence ATGCCCCGCGATAGCGACAAAAACAACGATTCCCGCGGCCGGCGTGACCGGCCTGGCGGTGGCAAGGGGGGTGGCAAGGGCCGCTCGGGGGCGGCGAGGGGGCCTGAGAAGAAGTTCGCCAAGCGCGGGTTTGCCGGAAAGGGTGAAGGCGAAGGCGAGCGGCGTCCCTATGCCGGGAAGTCCGACGGTGCGAAATCGTTCGGCAAGAAGCCTTATTCCGGCGGTGGAAAACCTTACGCCGGCAAGCGGGACAGTGATGATCGTCCGCCGCGCCGGGACTTTGGCGATGCGCCGCGCCCGCGCGGCGACCGGCCATTTGCAGGCCGTCCGTCACGCGGTGACGATGGTGAAAAGCGTTCGTTCAAGCCGCGTGAAGATCGTGGCGGTGGCGACAAGCGCCCGTACACGCCGCGCGGCGACCGTCCGAACTTCAATCGCGACGACCGACCGCCGCGCCGTGATCGCGACGATGCGCGTCCGGCTGGACGTTTCTCCGATCGGAAATTTGGCGACAAGAAGCCCTATGCCCCGCGAGAAGGCGGCGGCGAGAAGCGGCCCTATACGCCACGTGGCGAGGGTTTTCGTAAAGACAGCGACCGTCCGCGTGGCGATCGGCCCTTTAGTGCCCGGCCGTCGCGCGATGGCGATCGCCCCCGTGGCGATCGCCCTGAGAGAAAATTTGGCGGCGATCGAAAGTTCTCCCGAGGCGCGCCCGACCGGGGCCCGCGCAAGGATTTTGGTGACCGCCCCGATCGTGGTCGGGATCGCGGCGATTCAAAGCCGTGGCAGAAGCGTGAGGATCGCGGCGAGCGCGATTCCCGTCCCGCCCGTGATGGCGCGCGCAATTTCGACAAGCCGCGCTTTGATCGCTCGCGCGATGATCGAGGCGGCGATGAGCGTCCCCGGTTTTCGCGTGCGCGCGAGGATCGACCGAAATTTGACCGTCCACGCCAAAGACCGGAAGGCCGCACCGACTGGCAGGAGCATCCGCGCAGCGAAGCGGGTGACGATCGGCCGCGTCGTGAGAACGAGGACGACAGCAAGATCTTTGCGAAACGCCCCGCGTTTGGCGGCCGTGGTGCTTACCGTGAGCGCAAAACCGAATTCGAAAAGCGCGGGCCGCAACCGCCCAAGGTCAAGAAATCCGGCGAACGCATCGCCAAGGTAGTGTCGCGGGCAGGGCTGGCCTCGCGCCGCGACGCCGAGGAATGGATCACGCAGGGCCGCGTCACCGTCAACGGCCGCGTGATCAATTCGCCGGCGCTGGACGTCACTGCCAACGACACCATCGCCGTCGACGGCAAGGTGCTGCCGCCGCGCGAGCGGACGCGGCTGTTCATGTATCACAAGCCGCGCGGGCTGATGACCACGCATGCCGACCCCGAGGGCCGGCCGACGGTGTTCGACAATCTGCCGGAAGGCCTGCCGCGGCTGATCTCGATCGGCCGGCTCGATTTCAACACCGAGGGCCTGCTGCTGCTGACCAACGATGGTGGCCTCGCACGCGCGCTCGAACTGCCCGACACCGGCTGGCTGCGGCGCTATCGCGTCCGCGCCCATGGCGAGGTCACGCAGGCGCAGCTCGACGAACTGAAAAAGGGCGTCGAGGTCGACGGTGTCAAATACGGCTCGATCGATGCTGTGCTGGAGCGCGACCAGGGCGCCAATGTCTGGCTGGTGTTTGCGATCCGCGAAGGCAAGAACCGCGAAGTCCGCAACGTCATGGCCCATCTCGGCCTCGAGGTGAACCGGCTGATCCGTGTTTCCTACGGGCCGTTCCAACTCGGCGAAATCGCCGAGGGCCAGGTCGAGGAGGTCAAGACCCGCGTGCTGCGCGAGCAGCTCGGCGAGAAGATCGCAACGCTCGCCGGCGCCGATTTCAACCGGCCGATGCAAGGTGAAAAATCTGGCGAAAAGTCCGACGACGAAGAGACTGACGCGCCGCGCGGCAAGAAGCCGTTCAAGCCGGCGGGAAAAAGCGCGCTGATCGCCGACCGCAAGGGCCGCCGCGTGCTGGTGCAGCGTACCGGCAGCGAGGAGGCCCGCGCCCGCAACGAGGAAGAGGCCAACGGCTACGGTCCGCCGCGCCGCCCCAAGCGCGGCTATCACGGCAAGCGCGATCTGACGCCGCGGGACGAGTAG
- a CDS encoding nucleoside deaminase — translation MIRGMTAPSFMDLALKTAESAGKGGEVPIGCVIVRGYEVIATAGNRTLTDRDPTAHAEILAIRQAAEAIGTERLVDCDLYVTLEPCTMCAGAISFARIRRLYYGAADPKGGAVDSGVRFFAQPTCHHVPEVYSAVGETEAATLLKEFFKVRR, via the coding sequence ATGATACGAGGCATGACTGCCCCTTCTTTCATGGATTTGGCGCTGAAAACGGCTGAAAGCGCCGGAAAAGGCGGCGAAGTTCCGATCGGGTGCGTTATCGTCAGGGGGTACGAGGTCATCGCCACCGCCGGCAACCGGACCCTGACCGACCGCGATCCGACCGCGCACGCCGAGATTCTCGCGATCCGGCAGGCGGCCGAAGCCATCGGGACCGAGCGGCTGGTCGACTGCGACCTCTACGTTACGCTGGAGCCCTGCACGATGTGCGCCGGCGCGATCTCGTTCGCCCGGATCCGGCGGCTCTATTACGGCGCCGCCGACCCCAAGGGCGGCGCGGTGGATTCCGGCGTGCGGTTCTTTGCCCAGCCGACCTGCCACCACGTGCCGGAGGTTTATTCGGCGGTCGGGGAGACCGAAGCGGCGACGCTGCTCAAGGAGTTTTTCAAGGTGCGGCGGTAG
- a CDS encoding alpha/beta hydrolase — MSDLADLFPGYASEWINTSSGRIFARVGGKGPPLLLLHGFSSTHVMWHPVAPQLADKFTLIIADLPGYGWSDMPRSDDNHTPYTKRAMAKVMVEAMEQLGHVHFALAGHDRGGRVSYRLALDHPGRLSRLAVLDIAPTYDYWERLNRLSALKIYHWAFLAQPYPLPETLIDGHGEYFLEEKMASQTKNKTLDAIDPRALAHYLAPFRDPARVHAMCEDYRAGAYADYEIDKADFDAGKKITIPMLALWGDAGVASAATTPLDTWKKWATNVSGAPVDSGHFLTEENPEVTAKLLREFFTAA; from the coding sequence ATGTCCGATCTTGCCGATCTGTTTCCCGGATACGCCTCCGAATGGATCAACACCTCGTCGGGCCGCATCTTTGCCCGCGTCGGCGGCAAGGGTCCGCCGCTGTTGCTGCTGCACGGATTTTCGTCGACGCACGTGATGTGGCATCCGGTTGCGCCGCAACTGGCTGACAAGTTCACGCTGATCATCGCCGACCTGCCGGGCTATGGCTGGTCGGACATGCCCCGCAGCGACGACAACCACACGCCCTACACCAAGCGCGCGATGGCGAAAGTGATGGTGGAGGCGATGGAGCAGCTTGGCCATGTGCATTTCGCGCTCGCCGGTCACGACCGCGGCGGGCGCGTATCATACCGGCTGGCGCTCGATCACCCCGGCCGGCTGTCGAGGCTCGCGGTGCTCGATATCGCGCCGACCTATGATTACTGGGAGCGGCTGAATCGGTTATCGGCGCTGAAGATTTACCATTGGGCGTTTCTGGCGCAGCCCTATCCGCTGCCGGAGACGCTGATCGACGGCCATGGAGAGTATTTCCTCGAGGAAAAAATGGCGAGCCAGACCAAGAACAAGACGCTCGACGCCATTGATCCACGCGCGCTGGCGCACTATCTGGCGCCATTCCGCGATCCGGCCCGCGTGCACGCGATGTGCGAGGATTATCGCGCCGGCGCCTATGCCGACTACGAGATCGACAAGGCGGATTTCGATGCTGGCAAGAAGATCACGATCCCGATGCTGGCGCTGTGGGGCGATGCCGGGGTTGCGAGTGCCGCAACGACGCCGCTCGATACGTGGAAGAAATGGGCGACGAATGTATCGGGTGCGCCGGTGGATTCCGGGCATTTTCTGACGGAGGAAAACCCGGAGGTGACGGCGAAGTTGTTGCGGGAGTTTTTCACCGCAGCGTGA
- a CDS encoding acyl-CoA dehydrogenase family protein — MSIDFEIPAEAKAIREKVRQWVHDECIPAEKELDTKPLAEVLGPLRAKARTRGLWCPWVPKEYGGMGLGPLANALVQMELGESMLGALSMNTQGPDDASMMTILAHGTEYQKEKFLKPLLNGDKRICFSMTEKAAGADATGMQTTAVKDGNENYILNGEKWFSSSASVADMALVMAKTDPNAPRHKQYSTFLVELPNPGYKIKRNVANMAIEGPHDDVIHGGHSEIEIRDLKVPADNLVGGEGNGFAMGQHRLAYGRLRHGMHNVAKAQRALDMAVGHITKRSTFGKLLSDRQAVQFMLADCAEQLYIGRLMLLHIAYKAEKGLDIRQENSIAKIFHAHMVHKVIDTAIQLHGALGFSQDTPLAKWYTQVRAQRLVDGPDEVHKWKIGKNVIKAFREHGTTASAVGGDLL; from the coding sequence ATGTCGATCGATTTCGAAATCCCGGCCGAAGCCAAGGCGATCCGCGAGAAAGTCCGCCAATGGGTGCATGACGAGTGCATCCCCGCCGAGAAGGAACTCGACACCAAGCCGCTCGCCGAAGTGCTCGGCCCGCTGCGGGCCAAGGCCCGCACGCGCGGCCTGTGGTGCCCATGGGTGCCGAAGGAATATGGCGGCATGGGCCTCGGTCCGCTGGCCAACGCGCTGGTGCAGATGGAGCTCGGCGAGAGCATGCTCGGCGCGTTGTCGATGAACACGCAGGGCCCCGACGACGCCTCGATGATGACGATCCTCGCCCACGGCACGGAATATCAGAAAGAGAAGTTCCTTAAGCCCCTGCTCAACGGCGACAAGCGCATCTGCTTCTCGATGACGGAAAAAGCGGCCGGCGCCGACGCCACCGGCATGCAGACCACCGCAGTGAAGGACGGCAACGAGAACTACATCCTCAACGGCGAGAAGTGGTTCTCCTCCTCCGCCAGCGTCGCCGACATGGCGCTTGTGATGGCCAAGACCGATCCGAACGCGCCGCGCCACAAGCAGTACTCGACCTTCCTCGTCGAGCTGCCGAACCCCGGCTACAAGATCAAGCGCAATGTCGCCAACATGGCGATCGAGGGACCGCATGACGATGTGATCCACGGCGGCCACTCCGAGATCGAGATCAGGGATCTGAAAGTGCCGGCCGACAATCTGGTCGGCGGCGAAGGCAATGGTTTTGCGATGGGCCAGCACCGCCTCGCCTATGGCCGGCTGCGCCACGGCATGCACAACGTCGCCAAGGCGCAGCGCGCGCTCGACATGGCGGTCGGCCACATCACCAAGCGCTCGACCTTCGGCAAGTTGCTCTCCGACCGGCAAGCCGTCCAGTTCATGCTCGCGGACTGTGCCGAGCAACTCTACATCGGCCGCCTGATGCTGCTGCACATCGCCTACAAGGCGGAAAAGGGCCTCGATATCAGGCAGGAAAACTCGATCGCAAAAATCTTCCATGCGCACATGGTGCACAAGGTGATCGACACCGCGATCCAGCTCCACGGCGCGCTCGGCTTCAGCCAGGATACACCGCTCGCCAAATGGTACACCCAGGTGCGCGCGCAGCGGCTGGTCGACGGTCCGGACGAAGTGCACAAGTGGAAGATCGGCAAGAACGTCATCAAGGCGTTCCGCGAGCATGGCACGACGGCGAGCGCCGTGGGTGGCGATTTGCTCTGA
- the purD gene encoding phosphoribosylamine--glycine ligase — translation MNILLLGSGGREHALAWKIAASPLLTKLWCAPGNAGIAREAECVALDVANHPAVIEFCQRNAVDLVVVGPETPLVAGIVDDLAKAGIKAFGPGKQAAQLEGSKGFTKALCTEFNIPTGAYGRFTTADDALAYVRAQGAPIVVKADGLAAGKGVVVAETLDEAEAAIAMMFDGAFGSAGTEVVIEEFLAGREISFFALCDGETAIPLASAQDHKRVFDHDEGPNTGGMGAYSPTPFVTPEIHDQIMARIILPTVAGMKKRGTPFRGVLYAGVMLTEQGPKLFEYNVRFGDPECQVLMLRMMSDIVPAFLAACDGELKHFDLRWYPEPALTVVMAAKGYPGDYRKGTRIDGLEDAAEIEGVEIFHAGTVAKDGAILANGGRVLNVCAMGKTVLEAQQRAYQAVDRINWLDGFCRRDIAWQAVEQERAKG, via the coding sequence ATGAACATCCTCCTGCTCGGTTCCGGCGGCCGCGAACACGCTCTCGCATGGAAGATCGCCGCTTCCCCACTGCTGACCAAGCTGTGGTGCGCACCGGGCAATGCCGGAATCGCGCGCGAGGCCGAATGCGTCGCGCTCGACGTTGCCAATCATCCTGCGGTGATCGAGTTCTGCCAACGCAATGCTGTCGATCTGGTCGTGGTCGGCCCGGAGACGCCGCTAGTGGCCGGCATCGTCGACGATCTCGCGAAAGCCGGCATCAAGGCGTTCGGACCGGGCAAACAGGCCGCCCAGCTCGAAGGCTCCAAGGGATTTACCAAGGCGCTCTGCACCGAATTCAACATTCCGACCGGCGCCTATGGCCGCTTCACGACGGCTGACGATGCGCTGGCTTATGTGCGCGCGCAGGGCGCGCCGATCGTGGTCAAGGCGGATGGCCTGGCCGCCGGCAAGGGCGTCGTCGTCGCCGAGACGCTTGATGAAGCCGAGGCGGCCATCGCCATGATGTTCGACGGCGCGTTCGGTTCGGCCGGCACTGAAGTCGTGATCGAGGAATTTCTCGCAGGCCGCGAGATCAGCTTCTTTGCGCTGTGCGACGGCGAAACCGCGATCCCGCTGGCCTCCGCCCAGGACCACAAGCGCGTGTTCGATCACGACGAGGGGCCGAACACCGGCGGCATGGGCGCCTATTCGCCGACACCGTTCGTGACGCCGGAAATTCACGACCAGATCATGGCGCGGATCATCTTGCCGACCGTTGCGGGCATGAAGAAACGCGGCACGCCGTTCCGCGGTGTGCTTTATGCGGGCGTAATGCTGACGGAGCAGGGGCCGAAGCTGTTCGAATACAACGTCCGCTTCGGCGATCCCGAATGCCAGGTGCTGATGCTGCGGATGATGTCCGATATCGTGCCGGCGTTTCTGGCGGCCTGCGATGGTGAACTGAAGCATTTCGACCTGCGTTGGTATCCGGAGCCTGCGCTGACGGTGGTAATGGCGGCGAAGGGTTATCCCGGCGATTACAGGAAAGGCACGCGTATCGACGGCCTCGAGGACGCTGCCGAAATCGAGGGCGTCGAAATCTTCCATGCCGGCACGGTGGCGAAGGATGGCGCCATTCTCGCCAATGGCGGGCGCGTGCTGAACGTGTGTGCGATGGGAAAGACGGTGCTGGAGGCGCAACAGCGTGCCTATCAGGCGGTCGATCGCATCAACTGGCTTGACGGCTTCTGCCGCCGCGACATTGCCTGGCAGGCGGTGGAGCAGGAGAGAGCGAAGGGCTAG
- a CDS encoding transcriptional regulator has translation MAEIDDIIHQPLRLRIMAGLNTLPAGTGLEFAKLKQLTGATDGNLGAHIETLAKAGYVAVEKAFVGKKPQTTVTATPAGRGAFARHVATLQEIIAASGGKV, from the coding sequence ATGGCCGAGATCGACGATATCATCCATCAACCGCTGCGCTTGCGGATCATGGCGGGGCTGAACACGCTGCCCGCGGGCACCGGGCTGGAATTCGCAAAACTGAAGCAACTCACCGGTGCCACCGACGGCAATCTTGGCGCCCATATCGAGACGCTGGCCAAGGCCGGCTATGTCGCGGTGGAAAAGGCCTTTGTCGGCAAGAAGCCGCAGACCACGGTAACCGCGACCCCCGCCGGCCGCGGCGCCTTCGCCCGCCATGTCGCCACGCTGCAGGAGATCATCGCCGCGTCAGGGGGGAAAGTGTAG